One Setaria viridis chromosome 7, Setaria_viridis_v4.0, whole genome shotgun sequence genomic region harbors:
- the LOC117862585 gene encoding F-box protein At5g07610, with protein MANPAAASLTDDLIVEILSRLPVKSLCRCKCVSPHWRGLISHPDHRHRLPQTLAGFFLNASNRGRQARRFINLSEASRPPLIRYPFSFMPGYDDVTIVDSCNGLLLCRASRTESSSPDAVFCHVVCNPATRSWHVLPNSSSGCVDNNNELRPARLGFDPAVSPNFHVFEFVHSEQGYGCVAGVEIYSSETGAWSYSESEWEEETHLLEGSPSVFFDGLLHFITIDFTVVAVNVKGESWWEKAVPEDSYDLQNWDFYEAWEPCFIGRYKGNLCYINEFYSDTDVSIWVLEDYAADEWILKHRVSIQRLTKNIATPAESKCYNFITVHPHCNWFLYVTGSDKILMAYDMDRDAVHVIQNLGLDCILQCIPYVPFYGN; from the coding sequence ATGGCGaacccggcggcggccagcctCACCGACGACCTCATCGTGGAGATCCTCTCGCGGCTGCCCGTCAAGTCGCTCTGCCGCTGCAAGTGCGTCTCCCCGCACTGGCGCGGCCTCATCTCCCACCCCGACCACCGCCACCGGCTCCCCCAGACCCTCGCCGGCTTCTTTCTCAACGCGTCTAACCGCGGGCGCCAAGCACGGCGATTCATCAATCTCAGTGAGGCAAGCCGGCCTCCCCTGATCCGTTACCCCTTTTCCTTCATGCCCGGGTATGATGATGTCACCATCGTGGATTCCTGCAATGGTCTCCTTCTCTGCCGTGCCTCCAGGACAGAGAGCTCTTCGCCTGATGCGGTGTTCTGCCACGTCGTGTGCAACCCAGCTACTAGGAGCTGGCATGTCTTGCCAAACTCCAGCTCTGGTTGTGTTGATAATAACAACGAGCTGCGGCCCGCCCGTTTGGGTTTTGATCCGGCAGTTTCCCCGAACTTTCATGTGTTTGAGTTTGTCCACAGTGAGCAGGGGTATGGGTGCGTGGCAGGGGTGGAGATCTATTCGTCAGAAACTGGAGCATGGAGTTACTCGGAGAGTGAGTGGGAAGAAGAAACACACTTATTGGAAGGTTCACCGAGTGTCTTCTTCGATGGCCTTCTGCATTTCATCACCATTGATTTTACGGTAGTTGCCGTAAACGTGAAGGGCGAATCATGGTGGGAGAAGGCTGTGCCAGAAGATAGTTATGATCTTCAAAACTGGGATTTCTACGAGGCCTGGGAGCCTTGTTTTATTGGTCGATACAAAGGGAACTTGTGTTACATAAATGAGTTTTATTCCGATACTGATGTATCAATCTGGGTTCTTGAGGACTATGCCGCAGATGAATGGATCCTAAAGCATCGAGTGAGCATTCAACGGTTGACTAAAAACATAGCTACTCCAGCCGAAAGCAAGTGCTACAATTTCATCACAGTTCATCCACACTGCAATTGGTTTCTCTATGTTACTGGTTCTGACAAGATACTAATGGCATATGACATGGATCGTGACGCAGTGCATGTTATACAAAATCTTGGGTTAGACTGTATCCTGCAATGCATCCCATATGTTCCTTTCTATGGGAACTGA